A stretch of Bacillota bacterium DNA encodes these proteins:
- the rsgA gene encoding ribosome small subunit-dependent GTPase A: MQNNIIVRGIGGFYDVLTRDAKVIRCKLRGRLRLTMDRVLVGDWVEVTPLNDEEGVIEEILPRKNELVRPAIANVDQAVVVLACSDPKPDWLFLDRLLVLIEANGLEPVICFNKSDLIDEIEGYLDIIEIYRAAGYPVVITSAAAGEGIEELRTLLKDRVSTFAGPSGVGKSSLLNKIESGLELAVGAISAKLRRGKHTTRQVELIQLSFGGLVADTPGFSQLSLTGIKPQELQQYFPEFYEASFDCKFRGCMHVKEPDCAVTELVNSGKISKLRYQNYLTLLEEIEQMR; encoded by the coding sequence ATGCAGAATAATATCATTGTGCGTGGAATCGGAGGCTTCTATGATGTGCTCACACGGGATGCGAAGGTGATCCGGTGCAAGCTGAGGGGAAGACTCCGCCTTACCATGGATAGAGTGCTGGTTGGCGATTGGGTGGAAGTGACACCTCTCAATGATGAAGAGGGCGTGATTGAAGAGATCCTGCCCCGAAAGAATGAGCTGGTTCGTCCTGCCATCGCCAATGTGGACCAGGCTGTAGTTGTGCTGGCCTGCTCCGATCCTAAACCGGATTGGCTGTTTTTAGACCGGCTGTTAGTTTTGATTGAAGCGAACGGCTTAGAGCCGGTAATCTGCTTCAACAAGAGTGACCTGATTGATGAGATTGAGGGGTATTTAGATATTATTGAGATTTACCGGGCTGCGGGCTATCCAGTTGTGATTACCAGCGCTGCTGCGGGAGAGGGAATCGAAGAGCTGAGAACGCTGCTTAAAGATCGGGTCAGCACTTTTGCCGGTCCGTCAGGGGTCGGCAAATCTTCACTGCTGAATAAGATCGAGTCAGGGCTCGAACTGGCCGTGGGAGCGATCAGCGCTAAGTTAAGAAGGGGAAAGCATACAACCAGACAGGTAGAGCTGATTCAGCTTTCATTTGGCGGACTTGTTGCTGATACACCCGGATTCTCTCAGCTGAGTCTAACTGGGATCAAGCCCCAAGAACTGCAGCAGTATTTTCCTGAGTTCTACGAAGCATCGTTCGACTGCAAGTTTAGAGGCTGCATGCATGTCAAGGAGCCGGATTGCGCTGTAACAGAGTTGGTTAATTCTGGTAAGATTTCCAAGCTGCGCTATCAGAATTACCTAACACTGCTGGAAGAAATAGAGCAGATGAGGTGA